A window from Mesorhizobium sp. WSM2240 encodes these proteins:
- a CDS encoding thioesterase family protein, which yields MYVWARFARMAATVKSRGPYRLGGTSRLAFRCLPTDIDFNIHLNNARYLMLADLGRMDIFLRSGLLKLMREKKWAPMMGGVQSVFVREIRLWRRFEVVSSIETWDGTQVIGRHQFILDNGETAALVMTTAGIYEPANRRFIEIDQVIAALGVETKPRQPSEAERIFMASHTGLRALAKEG from the coding sequence ATGTATGTCTGGGCTCGTTTTGCTCGAATGGCCGCGACGGTGAAAAGCCGCGGGCCTTACCGGCTGGGCGGGACGAGCCGCCTGGCCTTCCGCTGCTTGCCGACCGACATCGATTTCAACATCCATCTGAACAATGCGCGCTATCTCATGCTGGCCGATCTCGGCCGCATGGACATCTTTCTACGCTCAGGCCTTCTGAAGCTGATGCGCGAGAAGAAATGGGCGCCGATGATGGGCGGCGTGCAGTCGGTCTTCGTCCGCGAGATCAGGCTGTGGAGGCGTTTCGAGGTGGTCTCTTCGATCGAGACCTGGGACGGCACGCAGGTCATCGGCCGCCATCAGTTCATCCTCGACAATGGCGAGACTGCCGCGCTGGTGATGACGACGGCGGGCATTTACGAGCCCGCCAACCGCCGCTTCATCGAGATCGACCAGGTGATCGCCGCCCTGGGCGTAGAGACCAAGCCGCGCCAGCCGAGCGAAGCCGAACGGATATTCATGGCTTCGCACACCGGGCTGAGGGCCTTGGCGAAGGAGGGGTGA
- a CDS encoding helix-turn-helix transcriptional regulator, which yields MLSHERVWAAIDALAARYSLSASGLAKRAGLDSTAFNKSKRLSADGRPRWPSTESLAKIIEATNSSLDEFLALIDGKSGPKDKPLPVQASSVPLLGFAQAGAGGFFDDAGFPVGQGFDLIELPSRAGDNSYALKVQGDSMLPLYRDGDVLIVEPGARVNKGDRVVVKTGSGEVMAKVLARQSAKEIELQSINPDHPDRVVAAKDVEWLARIVWASQ from the coding sequence ATGCTCTCGCATGAACGTGTCTGGGCCGCCATCGACGCGCTGGCGGCGCGCTATTCGCTTTCGGCGTCGGGTCTTGCCAAGCGCGCGGGCCTCGATTCCACGGCCTTCAACAAGTCGAAGCGGCTGTCGGCAGATGGCCGGCCGCGCTGGCCGTCGACGGAATCGCTCGCCAAAATCATCGAGGCGACGAACTCCTCGCTCGACGAGTTCCTCGCGCTGATCGACGGCAAGTCTGGCCCTAAAGACAAGCCTTTGCCGGTGCAGGCCTCATCGGTGCCGCTGCTCGGTTTCGCGCAGGCCGGCGCAGGCGGCTTCTTCGACGATGCCGGCTTTCCGGTCGGGCAGGGTTTTGACCTGATCGAACTGCCGTCACGGGCCGGCGACAATTCCTATGCGCTGAAAGTGCAGGGCGATTCCATGCTGCCGCTCTATCGCGACGGCGACGTGCTGATCGTCGAGCCGGGGGCGAGGGTGAACAAAGGCGACCGCGTCGTGGTCAAGACCGGCAGCGGCGAGGTGATGGCCAAGGTCCTGGCGCGCCAGAGCGCGAAGGAAATCGAGCTTCAGTCGATAAATCCCGATCATCCGGACCGAGTCGTCGCCGCAAAGGACGTCGAATGGCTGGCCCGCATCGTCTGGGCAAGCCAGTAG
- a CDS encoding thermonuclease family protein, with protein sequence MAGPHRLGKPVAAPMRAGIAAGAFLGLVGLGFAIMAGGHTLIPREMPPEASSIASPDGPKTAAVPKIDPPRPTIRPRGAGRDGQTGPEEFERISPRAPLGEIGLALPPKPAMPSDWEGTILYRPVAPAAGLVEAMGHTVAIAGVDAVAADETCSFEGKEWACGIRARTAFRLWLRGRAVTCAVTPEAGPKTVTAACRLGKQDVGQWLVSNGWARAAEGGPYGEAGEKARAAKKGIFGRPPDKDSLPPPPSAVSTLPKPPTAPTAPSE encoded by the coding sequence ATGGCTGGCCCGCATCGTCTGGGCAAGCCAGTAGCCGCGCCGATGCGTGCGGGCATCGCAGCGGGTGCGTTCCTGGGCCTCGTCGGCCTGGGTTTTGCCATCATGGCCGGCGGGCACACGCTGATCCCGCGGGAAATGCCGCCTGAGGCCTCCAGTATCGCATCGCCCGACGGACCCAAGACCGCGGCAGTTCCAAAGATCGACCCGCCGCGTCCGACCATTCGGCCGCGTGGCGCGGGGCGGGACGGGCAGACGGGTCCCGAAGAGTTTGAGCGCATCTCCCCGCGCGCGCCGCTCGGCGAAATTGGCCTCGCGCTGCCGCCGAAACCGGCAATGCCCAGTGATTGGGAGGGGACCATCCTCTATCGGCCGGTCGCGCCGGCGGCCGGGCTGGTCGAGGCGATGGGGCACACGGTTGCCATAGCCGGGGTGGATGCAGTCGCAGCCGATGAAACCTGCTCGTTCGAGGGCAAGGAATGGGCCTGCGGCATCAGAGCCCGCACCGCCTTCCGCCTTTGGCTGCGCGGTAGGGCGGTCACCTGCGCGGTGACGCCCGAGGCCGGCCCGAAGACCGTCACCGCCGCCTGCCGGCTCGGCAAGCAGGACGTCGGCCAGTGGCTGGTGTCCAATGGCTGGGCTCGTGCGGCCGAAGGCGGTCCCTATGGCGAGGCCGGGGAAAAGGCCCGGGCCGCGAAAAAGGGCATATTCGGCCGCCCGCCGGACAAGGATTCCTTGCCGCCGCCTCCGTCCGCAGTCAGCACATTGCCTAAGCCGCCAACTGCCCCGACAGCGCCCTCCGAATGA